The genomic region CATACTGCACCATGGTTGGACTGCTGGTTGAAACTGAGAAAACCTTGGGTTTCTTATACAAATGTAATAGCCGAAGGGTTATCGGCCGATTACATCCGTCCGATCTGAAACGAGGCGCCCAGATTAGATCGGCCGAGGTCCCGCTCCCGCTTCCCATACCACCGTTGGATCGGGGATCCACGTCCAGGATCTGACCAGTGCTATTATAAACCAATACTTGCTTACAGCCACCCGATCCGCGATCAACGATACAGCTCAAACGCGGCGAAGGGGTATTGCAATTTCTAATCTAAGCTGTCCAGAACTGATCCGACGGTCAATCCACCCCGCCCTAGACACTGCTCAAACTCCGGCGGTGCACAGACCAGGGACGACGGCGCCGTTGCCAGAGCATGCGTCATGGGCGATTGCCGCCCCTAAACTCTACTCTGATCGCAGCAGTACGAAGCGATAACCGTAGGGCATTGTGTAGGATGCTACTCACCACGATTCAAAGAGGCGAACCCAGCTCCCCACGGCGCACGGCGgaaaccgaagtccggcgagcaattacacgCGTTCCGGTGGGGTTCGACTCGAATTGAGGGCACAGACGGCTTTCCCAGACGAAGGCGATCTTCCCGGCCCAACGCTGAGGACAAACAACGCGCCGTGATGAGATTCACCGACGACGGCTTCTTCCCGGGCGGACACGGCGGTGGTTTGCAGTGGGGTTAGTGGCGGTCGCGACTCGCGAGGGCAAGAATAAGGAGAGAACTAGGCGTGCCTGGGGGTCGTGGCACTATATGGGCGCGTACGTGGTCGGCGCTTCAACGGCCGGGGCCGGATTCAGCGATTTTTGCCGTTGCGGCGCCCCGCCATGCGCGCGAGGTGGCCGAGATGGAGGCGAGCGGGTCTTGCGGCTGGTGATAGCGAGCGTGCGATGGCGCCCAAATAGCTGACCTGCGGGCCAGGTCCATCAGCGAAAGACGCGAGCGCGAGGGAGGGGTGGCTGGCCAGTGGGGCCAGCGCGACAGTGAAACGACATCCACGCGAGGGGGAGGAAGCGGACACATGGGCCCCATGGTGTCTGCGCCAGGCTTCTGGTGTTGGGCTGCGCGGTGTGCTGGGCCAGAAGTGGAGTCAGTCGGCCCATGTAGctttttattcttttatttttatcttttattttcttttctctatttctaagttcaatttgaattcaaatttgaattcaaacttgtgcgaAATTTATTGTCTATTATTTTTGTGCAATTAAGAAGTACCAAATCTGAAAATAAAATTTTTCTTTATATTATatactctcctttcttttctcCCCTTTTTCCTTTAAATCTTCACCTCAtcatcattattatatttttattcattttattattattgtattaaatgcacaaacaaaactccaatatgatgcaatggtttatttgtgtcttaGTAAAGTTTTGCTCATTTTTAAACATGatcagtcacatgtgatgataggtAATGGTCACCAAACATTGAGATCAACTCTATTTTCATTGTTTacatatttgggtattacaagtaTTTAGATAATGCAATAGCAAACAAAGACAGCTGCGCTGCTCCAAGTCAGTCTTCAACCATGCATGGCGATTCCATCAAATATCAATCACCTTTGGAGGATACACAAGTCTCTTACTTGGAGTTGACCAAGATGTTGAACCAGCTGTTAGGAAATTACATTTTGATGGAGTGCCGGATGATGAAATTACATTTTGAAGGTGCCCCATATTCTTTTTGTGCTTCCTGTATACTGAAAATGCAAAGAATTTTCAGCAGTGCATGTATTTGACACCTCTGATTTTCAGCTTCACAAATGTCATCTTCTAGCCTGTCACTATGTGCACGCAGTTGCCCTATAAATGACATACTTTGTAATTACAAATATAGATTGCCCAAAGTAGAGTATCAATCTATTGCTGTCGAGGTGGTGGTTATACCAGTGAACTTGATGTTTGCTTCTCTGCAAATTTGCTTTTGGGCATTTCATCGAATAGCTGTAGCACAACTGCAGGAGCAAGTATCAATGAACTTGTTGAAAGTTCTGCAGCACAACGGCGGGCCCTGGCTCAGGGCGCCGACGAACAGCGTGCGGCGGGCACAGGTGCTGACGAAGGTTCATTTGCCAAGAAGCCGAGCCAGAGTCGCAAGCTTCATGGCCATCGAGCCGTGCGTACGTGTGGCTGCCTCCGGCTCCAAAGCGAAGGTGGATGCTTTTCTTCCGCGCTTTCGAGGCGATCGACGGCGTGATTGAGGCATGCGGCTACCCGCGCTCCGAGTTTCGGGACGTACGTGGCGAGATCGTCGTGCTGCTCCGCGGCGCCACGGATGACAGCGTGGCCGAGCAGCTCTGTGCCACGCTCGACGACGTCATGGTCGAATCCCTCAAGACGCTGCTGGTCGCGCCCGTCCCGCACGACCTGCTGGCGTCCACAGACCTGGCAAGGACCGTCGGCGCCCTCGGCAACCACGGGTCGTTCCGGATCCGGAGCCTCGCGCGCGACGTCGTGCGCGGGTGGAGGGTGGCCATCGAAGCCTCCCGCGCCACTGCTGTAGCGGTGAAGAAGAAGCTCGACAGTCTCTATGCTAATAAGATCCCGCTCCCGCGCGCTGCCGTCGACGAGAAGAAGATGCTTCCCGCTGCTGCTGAGGTACACAACAAGAACCCGCACGTACCACCAGCAAAGACGcttcctgccgccgccgccgaggtGCACAGCAAGAGGCTACAAGTACCACCAGCAAAGATGCTTCCCACCGCCGAGGAACACAAGAAGCAGCATTATGTACCGCCAACGAAGACGCTTCCGACCGCAGCAATTCTATCGAACCACGAGAAGAACATGAGTGAGACCAAGAAGTCGTCCGTCGCCGACAACGAGAAGATGGTGGCTACAAAACGCAAGCTACGGGAGGGTTACCAAAAAGCCGATGGAGTCAAGCGTCGGCGCAGCATCCAGACCATCAAGGAGGATGAGGGGAAGCTGTTGGAGCAGAAGCAATGCAAGAAGCATGCGTCCCATCGTATGGAGAGAGGCCCAGTAGGATGTAGGACTAGGACCTCGTCAGGCGTCAATCGTTCTAGGCCTCCTCCTTCTCACGTGCTTTAGGGCCGAATCTTGTTCTTAGGTGGCCATTATTTGTGCATTTTTAATGTTCTGTTTACGTGTAATGAGGTAGAATCATCAGTCTCGGGACATAACATATTTTATTCTGCTACTACCTGTCCAAGAGAAATTTTATCATATGAAATCGAGCCCATGTACAAAACTATTGAATAAAAGACCATTCTCAATAAATCATTTGAAAAATAGAACGATCAAATGCAAGGCTTTGGTTAGACGTTGTGACTTATAGAACTATCAAATGCAAGGGGATCacgggaggattggaggggattgagagggAAATAAACTAATCTCCcccttaatcccctccaatcctcccgggATCCCAGGTCACCAAATCAGCATTAAGTTAGATTATCTATTCTTTGTTTTTCTTACGGTTTTCAAAACTAGATTTATATTTTTTAGATTGATTAGTTAAAGACATGATGTCGATAACTAGATTTATATTTTGATTTATATTTTTTAGATTGATTAGTTAAAGACATGATGTCGATAGTTGGATCTTGAAACACTAGCGTCTAGTAAGCTTATAAACACGCACAAACCGTATGAAAAAAGAATAATCAAATATTATAATTATTAAAGCCAATTTGGAATGCAGGATTTTTTCGGTTTCCTGCATTTTTTCTGTGAAAATGAACTATTTTCAGTGAAATTCCTGTATGATTTCTCTGAAATTCTTGCATTCCAAAGGAGGCATAAAAATACACAAACAGAACATGTGAATAAAAATTTAATAAATAACATATACTGGTTGTTTGACACTAAGACGTTTGAAAGGAAGACAAGATATGACCTTGCGCTGCGTAGGAAATATTTTGGGGCCCTTAGAAATTAGGGGCCCTATACAAGCGCACTGGCCGCACACCCCATAATAGAGTTATGACCTTGCACTGCGTAGGAAATATTTTAGGGCCCTTAGAAATTAGAGGCCCTATACAAGCGCACCGGCCGCACACCCCTATGTGTGACCCTGACTTAAACGAACATGATTTAAAGTTATCCGTTACTCATTACCTTGCAAATATGtaaacca from Zea mays cultivar B73 chromosome 6, Zm-B73-REFERENCE-NAM-5.0, whole genome shotgun sequence harbors:
- the LOC109943299 gene encoding uncharacterized protein, translating into MHKCNGLPLRRWRPFFHAFEAIDGVIEACGYPRSEFRDVRGEIVVLLRGATDDSVAEQLCATLDDVMVESLKTLLVAPVPHDLLASTDLARTVGALGNHGSFRIRSLARDVVRGWRVAIEASRATAVAVKKKLDSLYANKIPLPRAAVDEKKMLPAAAEVHNKNPHVPPAKTLPAAAAEVHSKRLQVPPAKMLPTAEEHKKQHYVPPTKTLPTAAILSNHEKNMSETKKSSVADNEKMVATKRKLREGYQKADGVKRRRSIQTIKEDEGKLLEQKQCKKHASHRMERGPVGCRTRTSSGVNRSRPPPSHVL